The Crocinitomicaceae bacterium genome includes a region encoding these proteins:
- a CDS encoding DUF4924 family protein: protein MLIARRTLENNIAEHVIYMFQIEDLIRANNFDTDNIVYTIIAPQIKDERLLQEYRAWYEKLITQMQDENIKQSGHLSEINEILMELLLLHNTLINIIQNKKYLELFEKALPALQDFQHKSNAANVNLVEVGFNALYSKLILKLKGQAFSQATEDAFAQISTMLGYLALYYKKMKQGELNFANN, encoded by the coding sequence ATGCTCATTGCAAGGCGCACGCTTGAAAATAATATTGCTGAGCATGTCATCTACATGTTTCAGATTGAAGACCTGATACGTGCAAATAATTTTGACACTGACAACATTGTCTACACTATTATAGCCCCACAAATTAAAGATGAACGTTTGTTGCAGGAATACCGCGCGTGGTATGAGAAATTGATTACGCAAATGCAAGATGAAAACATCAAACAAAGCGGTCATCTTTCTGAAATCAATGAAATTTTAATGGAGTTGTTGTTGTTGCACAATACATTAATCAATATCATTCAAAATAAAAAATACCTTGAACTGTTTGAGAAGGCTTTACCTGCCTTGCAAGATTTTCAACATAAAAGTAATGCTGCAAATGTAAACTTGGTTGAGGTTGGTTTCAACGCTTTGTACAGTAAACTCATTCTGAAATTAAAGGGGCAGGCATTCTCTCAAGCCACTGAAGATGCGTTTGCTCAGATATCGACCATGTTGGGTTATCTTGCCTTATACTATAAAAAAATGAAACAAGGTGAACTCAATTTTGCCAATAATTAG
- a CDS encoding OmpH family outer membrane protein, whose translation MQNNSNKLAVISLVINFILIIAVVILFVKMPASGNETVDATEVDSTDLSKMHEKGDGAVIAYYYSDSLNTRSEFVKDLEREIMDAQISAENKLKAKQDEMIRWDKKWQAKGPLISSEQMQYQQEGEKLQLELMELQQTLEQDLMETQTRLTMTGLTRIQKYCRDLALANGYDYVISYQVGGQFLFCNPKMDITDELIELMNSDYDTTSTVTTQEAEKTE comes from the coding sequence ATGCAAAATAATTCCAATAAACTTGCCGTTATTTCTCTGGTTATCAATTTTATTCTGATAATAGCCGTTGTTATTCTTTTTGTTAAAATGCCTGCCTCAGGTAATGAAACTGTTGATGCCACTGAGGTTGACAGTACAGATTTGAGTAAAATGCATGAAAAAGGTGATGGTGCTGTGATTGCTTACTATTATTCTGATTCACTTAATACACGTAGTGAATTTGTAAAAGATTTAGAAAGAGAGATAATGGATGCTCAAATTTCTGCAGAAAATAAACTCAAAGCAAAACAAGATGAGATGATTCGCTGGGATAAAAAATGGCAAGCTAAAGGACCTTTGATTTCATCAGAACAAATGCAATATCAGCAAGAAGGTGAAAAACTTCAGTTAGAATTAATGGAATTGCAGCAAACCCTTGAACAAGATTTAATGGAAACTCAAACCAGATTGACTATGACGGGTTTGACTCGTATACAAAAATACTGTCGTGATTTAGCACTTGCAAATGGCTATGATTACGTTATCAGTTATCAGGTTGGAGGACAATTTTTATTCTGTAATCCAAAAATGGATATTACAGATGAGTTGATTGAATTGATGAACAGTGATTACGATACCACTTCAACCGTTACAACTCAAGAAGCTGAAAAAACCGAATAA
- a CDS encoding TonB-dependent receptor, with amino-acid sequence MALRALIFLSGFFSLTFLFAQPGTGERPKIGTLTGRVVSGVNQTSVPYAKIFLISVRDSSVLTGGLADSLGNFVISEIPAGPSIAKITSFGFEPLFIDSLFFNEKQTRIDLGNLNMLTSANQLGEVDVVYEKQEVIAQIDRKVFSVDKQLTSQGGTALDVLQNVPSVTIDMDGNVSLRGSANVTILIDGRPSSITGSGRQGALTSIPASSIESIEIITNPSAKYDPDGMSGIINIVLKKNKLKGFNASIDLSLENGIHPDSLDTFNQFLGFNHNIALNLAYRNQFFNIYGGYSSNWYEGYRNFDQTNETWYNNSYDKQVQSRTGTHLRQGQMLKFGTDFYINPKNTTGFSVNGNIGREERTGDMYYYSYDSVSRYDVWQRLSNDPGDKYGLDASLYWNKKFEQPEHKLDFNAQFSTGESSELGYYTENTYNPDDLVLLIPNSLDQYVSTIDGNNITTIQLDYYKPMSKTYIRNDSSTVTRLSKLETGAKSTIRNVSQDYYQETFDIADDSLNNKFNFTEQVHAAYAIYGMDFEKIKFQFGLRAEAVFISSEVDKDTNRYTNNYYSLYPSMHIVKPLSKSSELTLSYSRRVNRPHLHALNPFPKYTDPYNLMVGNPELNPEYINSVEVGYGMYSKKITITTSVYYRYLTDMIQRVRSIDSLGVSRVTWSNVDESYSYGTDLMVMYKPFKWWKITASFNLSQTFINSTSGESDLNNSGVSWSSNLNQSFTFNKGWSGQLTGFYRSPMVLTQGRSQPMYSLDIALKKTFLKDKMYLSGKVTDIFNTRQFGYSVEQPGIFESEGIWKHQSRRFMITFGYTLGTQDPDKKRQKREGSGGDGGDMGM; translated from the coding sequence ATGGCACTACGCGCACTTATATTTTTATCAGGTTTTTTCTCTCTCACGTTTCTTTTCGCTCAGCCCGGCACCGGTGAGCGACCTAAAATTGGCACCTTGACCGGACGAGTGGTTTCTGGTGTCAATCAAACATCTGTTCCGTATGCTAAAATTTTTCTAATCAGTGTGCGTGATAGTAGTGTGCTGACAGGTGGTTTAGCTGATAGCTTGGGGAATTTTGTAATCTCTGAAATTCCGGCCGGACCATCTATTGCAAAAATTACCTCGTTTGGATTTGAACCTCTGTTCATTGATTCGCTCTTTTTTAACGAGAAACAAACACGTATTGATTTAGGGAATTTAAATATGCTCACTTCAGCAAATCAACTGGGAGAAGTTGATGTAGTCTATGAGAAACAAGAAGTGATTGCACAAATTGATCGCAAAGTTTTTAGCGTTGATAAACAATTGACTTCACAAGGCGGAACAGCACTTGATGTTTTGCAAAATGTACCTTCAGTTACCATTGATATGGATGGCAATGTAAGTTTACGAGGCAGTGCAAATGTTACCATTCTGATTGATGGGCGGCCATCTTCAATTACCGGAAGCGGAAGACAAGGTGCGCTTACTTCAATTCCGGCAAGCTCAATTGAATCTATAGAAATTATTACAAATCCATCTGCCAAATATGACCCTGATGGCATGTCAGGTATCATCAATATCGTACTCAAAAAAAATAAATTAAAAGGCTTCAATGCCAGTATTGACCTGAGTCTTGAAAATGGTATACATCCTGATTCACTTGATACGTTTAACCAATTTTTAGGATTTAATCACAACATTGCCCTGAACCTTGCTTATCGTAATCAATTCTTCAATATTTATGGCGGTTATAGTTCAAATTGGTATGAGGGGTATCGCAACTTTGATCAAACCAATGAAACATGGTATAACAACAGTTATGATAAACAAGTTCAATCACGTACCGGAACCCATTTACGTCAGGGACAAATGCTCAAGTTTGGAACTGATTTTTATATCAACCCTAAAAACACAACAGGCTTTTCAGTAAACGGAAATATAGGCAGAGAAGAGCGCACGGGAGATATGTATTATTATTCATATGACTCCGTATCTCGTTACGATGTGTGGCAAAGATTAAGTAACGATCCTGGTGATAAATACGGCTTAGACGCTAGTTTGTACTGGAATAAAAAATTTGAACAGCCGGAACATAAACTAGATTTTAACGCACAATTTTCAACCGGCGAAAGTTCTGAATTGGGATATTATACTGAGAACACCTATAATCCTGATGATTTGGTTTTGCTAATTCCTAACTCATTGGATCAATATGTTTCAACCATTGATGGCAACAATATCACCACCATTCAGTTGGATTATTATAAACCCATGAGTAAAACTTATATACGGAATGATTCAAGCACTGTTACCCGTTTATCAAAACTTGAAACAGGCGCAAAATCTACAATCAGAAACGTAAGCCAAGATTATTATCAAGAAACATTTGACATAGCAGATGATAGCTTAAATAATAAATTTAATTTCACTGAACAGGTGCATGCAGCATATGCTATTTACGGAATGGATTTTGAAAAAATAAAGTTCCAGTTTGGTTTGCGCGCTGAGGCCGTTTTCATTAGTTCCGAAGTTGATAAGGATACAAATAGGTATACTAACAATTATTATTCACTTTATCCGTCCATGCATATTGTTAAACCACTCAGCAAATCAAGTGAGTTAACGTTGAGTTATAGCCGCAGGGTGAATCGTCCGCATTTGCATGCGTTGAATCCGTTTCCAAAATATACTGATCCATATAACTTGATGGTGGGTAATCCGGAATTGAATCCTGAATACATCAATTCTGTTGAGGTAGGATACGGAATGTACTCAAAAAAAATCACGATTACCACATCTGTTTATTATAGGTATTTGACCGACATGATACAACGTGTGCGCAGCATTGACTCTTTAGGCGTGTCGCGAGTTACTTGGTCAAATGTAGATGAGAGTTATTCTTATGGAACAGATCTGATGGTCATGTATAAACCATTCAAGTGGTGGAAAATTACGGCATCATTTAATCTTTCACAAACTTTCATCAACTCAACCAGTGGAGAAAGTGATTTGAATAATAGTGGAGTTTCATGGTCATCAAATTTGAATCAATCATTCACATTCAACAAAGGTTGGAGTGGGCAATTAACCGGTTTTTATAGGTCGCCAATGGTATTAACTCAGGGTAGATCACAACCGATGTATAGTTTAGATATTGCATTGAAAAAAACATTTTTAAAAGATAAAATGTACTTGAGCGGCAAAGTGACTGACATATTTAACACCAGGCAATTTGGCTATTCTGTTGAGCAACCGGGAATTTTTGAAAGTGAAGGAATTTGGAAACATCAATCACGCAGGTTTATGATTACGTTTGGATATACACTGGGAACACAGGATCCGGACAAAAAACGTCAAAAACGCGAGGGCTCAGGTGGTGATGGTGGAGATATGGGAATGTAA
- a CDS encoding lysophospholipid acyltransferase family protein has translation MKDRLLYYLVVVPIGHLPLRIIYIFFDFFYFLLISLIPYRRKVVMQNLQRSFPHSEIKEIKYFKKRFYKYFTDLFAESVRNLFMKEDELKDRVKVVNPEVIHQLYKKKKSIILLSSHYNNWELLITAQSLLFHHKAVGIGAPLSNKYWDKKITEKRERFGMKVVHGTNYKDELKKLGNEVTATLVLGDQSPGKDENCYWTQFLNQTTAFYFGAEFMANEFDMPVVSATIHQVRRGYYEVELKLITEKPRLEPYGFVTETYVRDLESTIHIQPEFWLWSHKRWKKDVPENLDEIRAIHRNKFVKRFRS, from the coding sequence TTGAAAGATCGCCTCTTATATTACCTCGTTGTTGTTCCCATTGGACACCTGCCTTTGCGAATCATTTATATATTCTTTGATTTTTTTTACTTCTTGCTCATAAGCCTTATTCCTTACCGCCGTAAAGTGGTCATGCAGAATTTGCAGCGCTCGTTTCCCCATAGTGAAATCAAAGAAATCAAGTATTTCAAAAAAAGATTCTATAAATATTTCACTGACTTATTTGCTGAATCAGTGCGCAATTTATTCATGAAAGAAGATGAGTTAAAAGATCGTGTGAAAGTTGTCAATCCTGAGGTGATTCATCAATTATATAAAAAGAAAAAAAGCATCATTCTGTTGTCATCACACTACAATAATTGGGAATTATTAATTACTGCGCAAAGTTTGTTGTTTCATCACAAAGCTGTTGGAATTGGGGCTCCGCTTTCTAATAAATACTGGGACAAAAAAATTACTGAAAAGCGTGAAAGGTTTGGAATGAAAGTAGTGCACGGTACAAATTATAAAGATGAATTGAAAAAATTGGGAAATGAAGTGACCGCCACTTTGGTATTAGGTGATCAATCACCGGGTAAAGATGAGAATTGCTACTGGACTCAATTTCTGAATCAAACAACAGCCTTTTATTTTGGAGCTGAATTTATGGCAAATGAATTTGACATGCCCGTGGTATCAGCCACCATTCATCAGGTACGCAGAGGTTATTATGAAGTTGAATTGAAACTCATTACAGAAAAGCCACGACTAGAGCCGTATGGATTTGTCACTGAAACCTATGTGCGTGATTTAGAATCAACCATTCACATTCAACCTGAATTTTGGTTATGGTCACACAAACGATGGAAAAAGGATGTACCTGAAAATCTTGATGAAATTAGAGCAATTCACCGAAATAAATTTGTGAAAAGATTCAGGTCTTAA
- a CDS encoding ParA family protein: MGKVIAVTNQKGGVGKTTTAINLGAAFGVLEYKTLVVDADPQANATSGLGLDPKGITQNIYDCLINDLDPAQVILPTENPNLDLIPAHIDLVGAELEMINMPDREQRLKMALDKIKDNYDFIIIDCSPSLGLITVNALTAADSVIIPVQCEYFALEGLGKLLNTIKIVQGRLNEALDIEGIVLTMYDTRLRLANQVVDEVKTHFQELVFDTIIHRNTRLSEAPSFGETIIMHDATCKGAINYLNFAREVLQKNDLTKMKNKDKQLSN, translated from the coding sequence ATGGGAAAAGTCATTGCGGTTACCAATCAAAAAGGAGGAGTAGGGAAAACCACTACAGCTATTAATTTAGGCGCAGCTTTTGGCGTGCTTGAATACAAAACACTAGTTGTGGATGCTGATCCGCAAGCCAATGCAACGTCAGGTCTTGGACTTGACCCCAAAGGAATTACCCAAAATATTTACGATTGCCTGATCAATGACCTGGATCCTGCACAGGTAATTTTACCTACAGAAAATCCAAATCTTGATCTCATTCCCGCTCATATTGATTTAGTTGGAGCAGAACTTGAGATGATCAACATGCCTGACCGTGAGCAACGCTTAAAAATGGCATTAGACAAAATCAAAGACAATTATGATTTCATTATCATTGATTGTTCTCCTTCTTTAGGATTAATAACTGTAAATGCGCTTACCGCAGCTGATTCGGTTATAATTCCGGTTCAATGTGAGTATTTTGCTCTTGAGGGGCTTGGTAAATTACTTAACACCATTAAAATAGTTCAGGGTCGTCTCAACGAGGCTTTGGATATTGAAGGTATTGTGCTCACTATGTATGATACCCGTTTGCGTTTGGCTAACCAAGTGGTTGATGAGGTGAAAACACATTTTCAGGAATTGGTTTTTGATACCATCATTCATCGCAATACTCGGTTGAGTGAAGCGCCGAGTTTTGGTGAAACTATCATCATGCATGACGCAACATGCAAAGGGGCTATTAATTACCTGAACTTTGCGCGTGAAGTTTTGCAGAAAAATGATCTGACAAAAATGAAAAATAAAGATAAACAATTGTCCAACTAA
- a CDS encoding DUF1987 domain-containing protein, with translation MEALRIPSTIKTPEVLFDPTNQVFEIKGKSIPDDAEEFYSNILTWFEDYVANPVDNTVLKIDLEYFNISSSKRLLFLLYKLNELKAKNKFVRVQWLYNEEDEDMFEVGQDYAFMVKVPFDFISYSMEERRTALA, from the coding sequence ATGGAAGCATTACGTATACCATCTACCATTAAAACTCCTGAGGTATTATTTGATCCAACTAATCAGGTGTTTGAAATTAAAGGAAAATCTATTCCTGACGATGCTGAAGAATTTTACAGTAATATTTTGACTTGGTTTGAAGATTATGTCGCAAATCCGGTTGATAATACGGTGTTAAAAATTGATCTTGAATATTTTAATATCTCATCTTCAAAACGCCTGTTATTTTTGTTGTATAAGTTAAATGAGCTCAAAGCTAAAAATAAGTTTGTGCGCGTTCAGTGGTTGTACAATGAAGAAGATGAAGACATGTTTGAAGTTGGGCAAGACTACGCTTTTATGGTCAAAGTTCCGTTTGATTTCATTAGTTATTCAATGGAAGAACGAAGAACAGCATTGGCATAA
- a CDS encoding aconitate hydratase, whose translation MAFDIEMIRQVYAKYPERIAAARKVVGKPLTLSEKILYAHLWDNPVTQAFERGNSYVDFAPDRVAMQDATAQMALLQFMQAGRKKVAVPSTAHADHLIQAKIGAEKDLQDSLNKNDEVFNFLSSVCNKYGIGFWKPGAGIIHQVVLENYAFPGGMMIGTDSHTVNAGGLGMVAIGVGGADAVDVMAGMAWELKFPKLIGVKLTGKLNGWTAPKDVILKVAGILTVEGGTGCIVEYFGSGAESLSCTGKGTICNMGAEIGATTSTFGYDDSMRRYLNATGRADVVELADKVAEHLTGDAEVYANPEKYFDQVIEIDLSTLMPHVNGPFTPDLATPINELKQKATTNGWPLKVEWGLIGSCTNSSYEDLARASSIVKQAVEKGLVAKAEFGINPGSEQVRYTAQRDGLLDIFKKFDTKIFTNACGPCIGQWDRAGADKGEKNTIIHSFNRNFSKRADGNPNTHAFVASPEIVAALAIAGDLGFNPITDTLTNNKGEQVKLDPPAGDELPQKGFAVEDNGYQAPAEDGSKVDVNISPSSDRLQVLEEFKAWDGQNIHGAKLLIKVKGKCTTDHISMAGPWLKYRGHLDNISNNMLIGAVNAFGGAVNNVKNQLTGETGEVPATARAYKKAGVPSIVVGDQNYGEGSSREHAAMEPRHLGVVAVIVKSFARIHETNLKKQGMLALTFANQADWDKIQEDDTLDFTDLAQFAAGKQLTLKLNHANGTAEEIKLNHTYNDQQIEWFKAGSALNLIKMQQQPA comes from the coding sequence ATGGCTTTTGACATTGAAATGATCAGACAGGTATATGCAAAATATCCTGAACGCATTGCGGCAGCTCGCAAAGTAGTTGGTAAACCTCTTACCTTGAGTGAAAAAATTCTTTACGCACACTTGTGGGATAATCCGGTGACGCAGGCTTTTGAGCGTGGTAATTCCTACGTTGATTTTGCGCCTGATCGCGTTGCCATGCAAGACGCAACAGCTCAAATGGCCTTGTTGCAGTTTATGCAAGCCGGTCGTAAAAAAGTTGCTGTGCCTTCAACTGCACATGCTGATCACTTAATTCAGGCAAAAATTGGTGCAGAAAAAGATTTGCAAGATTCTCTCAATAAAAATGATGAGGTTTTCAATTTCCTTTCATCTGTTTGCAACAAATACGGTATCGGATTTTGGAAACCGGGTGCAGGTATTATTCACCAAGTGGTATTAGAAAATTATGCTTTTCCCGGCGGAATGATGATTGGTACTGACTCACACACTGTAAATGCGGGTGGATTAGGAATGGTAGCCATTGGTGTTGGTGGTGCTGACGCAGTAGATGTAATGGCCGGTATGGCGTGGGAATTAAAATTTCCTAAACTGATTGGTGTAAAATTAACCGGCAAATTAAATGGCTGGACTGCACCAAAAGATGTGATATTAAAAGTTGCCGGAATACTCACCGTTGAAGGTGGTACCGGATGCATTGTAGAATATTTTGGTTCAGGCGCTGAATCACTTTCATGCACAGGAAAAGGAACCATTTGTAACATGGGTGCTGAAATTGGGGCAACTACTTCAACATTTGGTTATGATGATTCTATGCGTCGTTACCTAAATGCAACAGGACGTGCTGATGTTGTGGAATTGGCTGATAAAGTAGCTGAACATTTAACAGGTGATGCTGAGGTTTATGCAAATCCTGAAAAATATTTTGATCAAGTTATTGAAATTGATTTATCAACCTTGATGCCTCATGTTAACGGACCATTTACCCCTGACTTGGCTACACCAATCAATGAGTTGAAACAAAAGGCAACTACAAATGGCTGGCCTCTGAAAGTTGAGTGGGGATTGATTGGTTCATGCACCAATTCATCGTATGAAGATTTAGCGCGTGCATCATCCATAGTGAAACAAGCTGTTGAAAAAGGTTTGGTTGCAAAAGCAGAATTTGGAATCAACCCGGGTTCTGAGCAAGTGAGATACACCGCTCAGCGAGATGGTTTGCTGGATATCTTCAAAAAATTTGATACAAAAATTTTTACCAACGCATGCGGACCATGTATTGGACAGTGGGATAGAGCAGGTGCAGATAAAGGTGAAAAAAATACCATCATTCACTCATTCAACCGCAATTTCTCAAAACGAGCTGATGGAAATCCAAACACGCATGCGTTTGTAGCTTCACCTGAAATTGTTGCTGCATTGGCAATTGCCGGCGATCTTGGCTTTAATCCAATCACTGATACCTTGACCAATAATAAAGGTGAACAAGTAAAATTAGATCCACCTGCCGGAGATGAATTACCTCAAAAAGGTTTTGCAGTAGAAGACAATGGATATCAGGCTCCGGCTGAAGACGGAAGTAAGGTAGACGTGAATATCAGCCCATCTTCTGATCGTTTACAAGTATTGGAAGAATTTAAAGCCTGGGATGGTCAAAATATTCATGGTGCTAAATTGCTTATTAAAGTAAAAGGAAAATGTACTACTGACCATATTTCTATGGCTGGTCCTTGGTTGAAATATCGTGGTCACTTAGATAATATTTCTAATAACATGCTCATTGGTGCTGTCAATGCTTTTGGTGGCGCAGTGAACAATGTGAAAAATCAACTTACCGGTGAAACAGGTGAAGTACCTGCTACTGCAAGAGCATATAAAAAAGCAGGTGTACCATCAATTGTGGTTGGTGACCAGAATTATGGTGAAGGATCATCACGTGAACACGCAGCTATGGAGCCACGTCACCTTGGCGTTGTTGCCGTGATTGTGAAATCATTTGCGCGTATTCATGAAACAAATCTGAAAAAACAAGGGATGTTGGCTTTGACTTTTGCTAACCAGGCTGACTGGGATAAAATTCAAGAAGATGATACGCTTGATTTTACTGATCTTGCTCAATTTGCAGCAGGAAAACAGTTGACACTTAAACTCAATCATGCGAATGGAACAGCTGAAGAAATTAAACTGAACCATACGTATAATGATCAACAAATTGAATGGTTCAAAGCCGGTTCAGCGCTGAATCTGATTAAAATGCAACAACAACCTGCTTAA
- a CDS encoding glycosyltransferase family 2 protein, with protein MKTNTVIVVIIPAVNEENSIARVVNEIPAGLVDEIIVCDNGSHDNTADNARLCGATVVYESRKGYGWACLKGMEHLEKRVVKPDIVVFIDGDYSDYPDQMPALVAPILNGSADFVIGSRALGNREKGSMTFPQVFGNWLATRLMRIFYQVRYSDLGPFRAIRYDALLKLGMKDKTYGWTIEMQIKAAKNKLPYTEVPVNYKKRIGVSKVSGTIKGTILAGYKIIFSIFKYLR; from the coding sequence ATGAAAACTAATACTGTAATTGTTGTAATTATTCCTGCAGTGAATGAAGAAAATTCAATTGCCCGGGTGGTTAATGAAATTCCCGCCGGCCTAGTTGATGAGATCATTGTTTGTGATAATGGCTCACATGATAACACTGCTGATAATGCCCGATTATGTGGTGCAACCGTTGTGTATGAATCAAGAAAAGGATACGGTTGGGCTTGTTTGAAAGGAATGGAACACCTCGAAAAGCGAGTTGTAAAACCGGATATTGTGGTATTTATTGATGGTGATTATTCTGATTATCCTGATCAAATGCCGGCTTTGGTTGCACCCATTCTGAATGGCAGTGCTGATTTTGTTATTGGCTCACGAGCACTTGGTAACCGTGAAAAAGGATCTATGACTTTTCCGCAGGTTTTTGGTAATTGGCTGGCTACGCGTCTCATGAGAATTTTTTACCAGGTAAGATATTCTGATTTGGGACCATTCCGCGCTATACGTTATGATGCATTACTCAAGCTTGGAATGAAAGATAAAACCTACGGCTGGACCATTGAAATGCAAATCAAAGCGGCAAAAAACAAATTGCCATACACTGAAGTACCGGTGAACTATAAAAAACGCATTGGCGTATCCAAAGTATCAGGCACTATTAAAGGAACCATCTTGGCAGGGTATAAAATTATTTTCAGCATTTTCAAATATCTTCGGTAG
- a CDS encoding PaaI family thioesterase, translating to MYLSSPIHDYYKGIELNISTGLAEIKLPVDVRYFHAAMAVHGSVYFKLLDDSAYFACQSNVQDFFLLTKNFTVELKRPVTEGCMIATGKLVSFDGHTYFAQSEILNLQEKILATGRGEFVKGKTGLDQVPGY from the coding sequence ATGTACCTATCTTCCCCGATTCATGATTATTACAAAGGTATTGAACTGAATATTTCAACAGGTTTGGCTGAAATTAAATTACCGGTTGATGTTAGATATTTTCATGCTGCCATGGCTGTGCACGGTTCTGTCTATTTTAAACTGCTTGATGATTCGGCCTATTTTGCTTGTCAATCAAATGTTCAAGACTTTTTTCTACTCACAAAAAATTTCACGGTTGAACTAAAAAGACCCGTTACAGAAGGTTGTATGATAGCTACCGGAAAGCTTGTATCATTTGACGGTCACACCTATTTTGCCCAATCTGAAATTTTAAATCTTCAGGAAAAAATTTTAGCAACCGGAAGAGGCGAATTTGTCAAAGGAAAAACCGGCTTAGATCAAGTGCCCGGGTATTAA
- a CDS encoding DinB family protein: MSELLKKLADLTGILSDEVRKNFLELTPEQLFWRPNDRTWSVAQCLAHLNAYYSFYIPVFRERIKNTRFRTPGQYFVSSPLGTASILAVKLGKVKNVKRRLKAAKDYNPLINATLPTENAVLEFLAYQDEMQKLIADSRFINVRKAKCTLAVTSLIKLRLGDAFQVVVYHNERHVEQAKNLLKMPSFPKGKV; encoded by the coding sequence GTGAGTGAGCTGCTAAAAAAACTTGCAGACCTTACAGGAATATTGAGTGATGAGGTGCGTAAAAACTTTCTAGAGCTCACACCAGAACAACTTTTTTGGCGTCCTAATGATAGAACTTGGAGTGTTGCTCAGTGTTTGGCACATTTGAATGCTTATTACAGTTTTTACATCCCTGTTTTCAGAGAGCGCATTAAAAATACCCGATTCAGAACTCCGGGTCAGTATTTTGTAAGCAGCCCCTTGGGCACCGCATCTATACTTGCAGTTAAACTTGGTAAAGTAAAAAATGTGAAGCGTAGATTGAAGGCGGCAAAAGATTATAATCCACTGATCAATGCCACCTTGCCAACTGAAAATGCGGTTCTTGAATTTTTGGCCTACCAAGATGAAATGCAAAAGTTAATTGCTGATTCTCGCTTTATCAATGTGCGCAAAGCAAAATGCACGTTGGCAGTTACCTCACTAATTAAATTAAGATTGGGTGATGCTTTTCAAGTTGTGGTTTATCACAATGAACGCCACGTGGAGCAAGCAAAAAATTTACTCAAAATGCCAAGTTTTCCAAAAGGCAAGGTGTGA